The following DNA comes from Microbacterium terregens.
GAGCATCCAGTCCAGCGCGCGGCGATCGTTGATGCGTACGGTGGCGCCTTCGAGTCCGAGCGCGTCGACCGCGTCCAGCGTCGCGACGATGAGCTCCGCCTCGGCCCGCGGCGAGGCATCCCCCATGATGTCGATGTCGGCCTGCATGAACTGCCGGTAACGGCCCTTCTGCGGGCGCTCCGCGCGCCACACCGGCGCCACCTGGATCGCGCGGAACACGGCGGGCAGCTCGGCGCGGTGGCTCGCATAGAACCGCGCGAGGGGCACCGTGAGGTCGTAGCGCAACCCGAGGTCGGCCAGACCGGAGGGGTCATCTGCCGCCGCTCGGATCGCGTCGGCGTCCAGACCCCGCTTGAGCACGTTGTACGCGAGCTTCTCGTTGTCGCCGCCGATTCCGGCGTGAAGACGCGAGTACTCCTCCATCACCGGGGTCTCGATCTCGTCGAAGCCGTGCGCGCGATAGCGCTGCCGGATGACGGAGAGAACGCGCTCGCGGCGCGCTTTTTCGGCGGGAAGGAAGTCGCGCATGCCGCGAGGAGGGTTGACCGATGCCACGCCCCTATTGTCCCAGGTCCGCCTCGGCGTCCCGCACCGCGGACTGCAGCGTCCGCAGACGCTCACGCAGCGCGCGTTCGGCGTCCCACCCGTTCGCGCGCGCCACGGCGACCAGCGCCAGCAGCGCCTCACCCAGCTCGGCCTCCGAGCGCGGCGCGGCGGCGACGGCATCCGCTGCTGTCCGGCCTGCATCGACCCCCACCGCGGACGCCTTGCCGATCAGCTTCTGGGCGAGGGCCAACGAAGGCATGCGCTCCGAGACCCCGTCCAGCACGCTCGTGCGCTCATGCTTCTCCGCGGCTTTGGCGGCGTTCCACAGCATCAGAACCTGCTCAGGGGTCTCGGCGACTTCCCCGGCGAACACGTGCGGATGCCGGTGCACCATCTTGTCGGTCAAACTCCGCGCGACGTCGTCGATGTCGAACGGGTCGTCCGGATCGCGCGACGCGATCTCGGCGTGGAACAGCACCTGCCACAGCAGGTCGCCGAGCTCCTCCCGCAGCTCGGCGCGCGAACCGGTCTCGACGGCGTCGATCAGCTCAGCGCTCTCCTCGACGAGGTACGGCACGAGCGCACGATGATCGACGCGCTGGGTCCAGACGCATCGGTCGCGGACCTGGTGCATCGTCTCCGCGGCGGCGCGCAGCGCGTCGGAACCCGACTCCTTCTCATCCTCGCCCGAGGTCATGCGAGCTGCCCTCCGGTGGGTGTCGAAGGAGCCACCGGTTGCGCGTCACCCGCGTCAGTGCGCGCGACGCGACGATAATGGCGCGCCCGCTGCGCGACGAGCGCTCCGGCCACGACAAGGGAGATGAGCGATCCGCCGAGCACGCCGAGGGTGGCCTCGTCGCGCAGGAGCGGATCGGCCGCGAACGCGAGTTCCGACAGGAGCAGTGACACGGTGAATCCGATTCCTCCCAGAGCGCCCGCCGCCAGCAGATCGGCGAGGGACATGTGCGGCGCCGCGCCGCGGTTGCCGATACGCAGCGAGATCCAGCCGAACAGGGTGATGCCGATGACCTTTCCGACCGGGAGCGCGATCAGCACCCCCCAGAACGCCGGAGCGAGCTGCGACGGCGACACCGCGGGAATGATCACGAGGGCGGCGGAGAATGCGAAAAGGGGAAGGACCACGCCGTTGACCCAGGGCTCGAGGGCGTGGCGGGTGCGCAGCGCCGGTCGCTGGGCCATCGCGAGCCCGAGCGCGACTCCGGCGATCGTCGCGTGGACGCCTGACTCGTAAGCCAGCACCCACGTCGCGATCCCGACGATCACGAGCGCGATCGTGACCGGGATCCGAGCCCGCGAATCGAGCTGCCTGCTGAGCACTCCGAACACGATCACTGCAAGCGCGGCGAGGGCGAGCATCGCGAGGTTGACGCCGTCCGTGAACAGCACGGCGATGAACACGATCCCCACGATGTCGTCGAGGATGGCGAGCGCGAGCAGGAAGATGCGGATGCCGGACGGCAGGCCCTTGCCGAACACCGCGAGCACGCCGAGCGCGAAGGCGATGTCGGTCGCGGTCGGGATCGGCCAGCCGCGCGCCGAGTCCGAGCCCGCGGCGAAGAACAGGAAGACCGCGATCGGCAGGATCACGCCACCCGCCGCGGCGATGGCGGGTTGGAGTGCCTTGCGGGCGGAGTTGAGCTCTCCGTTGGTCAGCTCGAACTGGAGCTCGACGGCGACCATGAAGAAGAAGACCGCGAGCAGGCCGTCCTGGATCCAGTGCCCGACCGACATCTCGAAGACGCCCGGAATGCCGATGTACGTGTCCTTGAGCCCGACCACGCCCGGGCCGAGCGGAGAGTTGGCGATCAGCAGCGCCGCGACGGCGGCGACGAGCAACACGATGGCGGGGAAGCGGGCCGAGCGAAGCAGGGACACGGGGGTCCTTTCATCGAGGTGGTCGGTGGGCGCGCGCGCACCGTCGCCGACCAGACTTCCCGGCACTCCAGACTCCGAGTCTATCGGCGACCGCGTCCCGTCTTCGGGCCGGGACGGTGTGACGAGCAGGAAACACAACCGCACTACCGTTGAGCGCATGCGGGAACTCACCCAGACCGAGGCGATCGATCTCGTCGGCAGATTCGAAGCGGGGCAGGAGATCCCCGAGCGCATGCGCGCAGACGTGCGCATGCTCGGCTCGCTCCTGGGCAGAGTTCTCCGCGAGAGCGGATCCGCGGGTCTCTACGAAGACGTGGAGCGCCTCCGCGTCGCGACGATCCACGCGTACACCGACGATGCTCCGGAGGCGGTGGCACGTGCCGCCGAGATCGCGGACTCGTTCACGATCGAACGCGCCGACGAGGTGGCGAGGGCCTTCACGTGCTATTTCCACCTCGTGAATCTCGTCGAGGAGCATCAGCGGGTTCGCATCCTGCGTGAACGCGACGGACGGCCCGACCGGGAGGATGCCGCGGATTCGGTCGCCGCGGCATATGAGCGCCTGGCGGCCGAGGTCGGCGACGAGACCGCGCTGGAGCGTCTGCAGCGCCTGCGCTTCCACCCGGTCTTCACCGCTCACCCCACCGAGGCACGTCGTCGCGCCGTCTCCACGAGCATCCGTCGCCTGGCGGCGCTGCTGGACGAGCGCGACGCACTGCGGGCGCCGGATGCCGAGCGCGAACGCGCCGACCAGCGTCGCTCGGAGCGCCGGATGCTCGAAGAGATCGATACGCTGTGGCGCACCGCACCCCTCCGCGCCGAGAAGCCCTCACCGACGGACGAGGTCCGCGCCGTCATGGCGGTGTTCGACGAGACCCTGTACACCGCCATCCCGCACGTGTACCGACGCGTCGATGACGCGCTCCAAGGCGCGGCGGCAGGCAGCCGCGCGCCGGTCGTCCGCCCCTTCGTGCGGGTGGGCTCGTGGGTCGGCGGGGATCGCGACGGCAACCCTTTCGTCACAGCATCCGTCACTCGCAAGGCGGCCGCGATCGCGAGCGAGCACGTCCTGCTGGGGCTGGAGCGCACGGCCCATCGCATCGGCCGGGGCCTGACTCTGGATGCGGCCACCACCCCGCCGAGCGCCCCACTTCTGAATCTGTGGCAGCGGCTCCGCTCGCCCGACGAGGACGCGGCCGACGAGATCGCGAAGCGGTCGCCGAACGAACCGCATCGGCGGATTCTGCTGCTGATCGCGCGGAAGATCGCCGCGACGCGTGCGCGGAACGCCGATCTTGCCTACCGCGACCCCGAGCAGCTGCTGGTCGACCTGCGGATCGTGCAGGACTCGCTGGTGCAGGCGGGTGCACCACGCCAGGCGTACGGGCATCTGCAGCAGCTGCTGTGGCAGGTCGAGACCTTCGGCTTCCACTTGACCGAGCTCGAGGTCCGTCAGCATTCGGCCGTCCATGCCACGGTGCTCGCAGAACTCGAGTCGGGCACCGCGCGCACCGAGCTCGCGGAGGAGGTGCTCGACGTGTTCCGCGCGGTCGCCTTCCTGCAGGAGCGGTATGGCCCCCGTGCGGCGGGCCGGTACATCGTGTCGTTCACGCGGTCGGCGGAGGACCTCGCGAACGTCCATCGGCTGGCGAGGTATGCCGTGGGCCCGGGCGCGGTGACACCCGTGCTGGATGTCATCCCGCTGTTCGAGACCTTCGACGACCTGCGTGCCGCGCCGCGCATCCTCGCCGAGATCATCCGGCACCCCGAGTTCGCGGCACGACTGGAGACGACCGGGCGGCGCCTGGAGGTCATGCTGGGCTACTCGGACTCCTCGAAGGATGTCGGACCCGTCGCGGCGAACCTCGCCCTCTACGAGGCACAGGCCGCGATCGCCGGGTGGGCGCGCGAGAACCGCATCGAACTGACGCTCTTCCACGGTCGAGGCGGTGCGCTCGGCCGTGGCGGCGGCCCCGCCAACTCCGCGATCCTCGCCCAGCCGCCGCACTCCGTGGACGGGCGCTTCAAGCTCACCGAGCAGGGCGAGGTCATTTTCGCCCGCTACGGCGACCCCGCGATCGCGATGCGGCACATCGACCAGGTCGCCGCGGCCGTGCTGATGGCCTCAGCACCCTCGATCGAGAACCGCAACAGCGATGCCGCCGCGCGCTACGCGGACGTCGCCGCAACGATGGATGCGGCATCCCGCGAGCGGTTCTTCGAACTGGTGAAGGCGCCCGGGTTCGCGCCTTGGTTCGCGCGGGTGACGCCGATGGAGGAGGTCGGGCTGCTTGCGCTCGGCTCCCGTCCCGCGCGCCGCGGGCTCTCGGTGGAGTCCCTCGAGGACCTCCGGGCGATCCCGTGGGTGTTCGCCTGGACACAGGCGCGCATCAACCTCGCCGGCTGGTTCGGCTTCGGCACGGCGTTGGATGCTGTCGGCGACGAGGATGTGCTTCGGCGGGCGTATCAGGAGTGGCCGCTGTTCCACACGATGGTCGACAACGTGGCGATGAGTCTCGCGAAGGCCGATCCGCGCATCGCCCGGCGCTACCTCGACCTGGGCGACCGCGAGGATCTCGCCGAGCTGGTCTTGGAGGAGATGGAGTTGACCCGGCTCTGGGTCCTGCGGGTGACCGACGGCTCCGACGTCCTGGACAACAAGCCGGTGCTGCAGCGCGCCGTGAAGATGCGCAGCCCGTACGTCGATGCTCTCTCGCTTCTTCAGCTGCGTGCGCTCCGCGCGCTGCGCGCCGACGCGGCCTCCGGCGCACCGGCCGATCCCGAGCAGCAGAGACTCCTGCTGCTCTCGGTCAGCGGGGTCGCGGCAGGACTGCAGAACACCGGGTGACGGGCGCGTCGCCGGCCGATGGGCCGGCTCAGGCGAGTACCTTGGGCGCCATGACCAGGACGTGGGATGACACCGGCAGCGCCGTGCAGCTCGCTGAGGCGTGCCCGGCGTGCGAATCGGCCGAGGTGAGCGAGCGGGAGCGTGACTGGTTCGTGCTCGAGCTCGACCGCGGGGATGAAGTGCGCCGCGAGAGCGGGGACGTCGACGTGGAGTTCTTCTGCCGCGCCTGCGGCTTGCACTGGCGCTGAGCTTCGCGCCATCCCGACCTGTGCACCGCAGCGTGCGCAGCGGCGAGTCAGTCGAGCCGGACGTCGCGGTCGTGACGGGCCAGGCTGCGCCCGTAGCGCTCGGTGAGCTGGATCATCAGGTCTGGCGTGTCGCGGTCGATGCCGAACACGTAGCCGGGAAAGTCGAGCTCCTTCTGCGCAGCCCAGATCTCCTCGTGCCTCTCAGGTGGCAGGATCAGCGCCGGGTCGCCCACCGCGACCCATCCGATCGGCACCACACTCTGCGGTGGGAGTACGGAGCGCAGGTGTACGACCGCGTTGATGCGCACCTCGCTGCGCTCGCCGATCCGCGCGCCGTTGAAGACACGGGTGCCCGTCGCCAGGAAGACCTCGTCGCCGATCGTCGCGCCCGAGATGCTCGCCATCGGGCCGACCAGGGTGTGGCCGCCGATGTGGACGGCGTTGGTGGCACTCGCGCGGATCAGCGCGTTCTCCATCACGATGACGTTCACACCGAGGGTGATCGGACCGCCCTCGGCGGTGATCACGGCGCCATGGAGCACCTGGCAGTCCGCACCGATCTGGACGTCGCCGCTGATGACGGCCGTCGGCGCGATGACCGCGTCAGGGTGGATGCGGGGCTTGGCCCCGAGATGCTCGAACTGCACGTGTCCTCCTCGATCAGTGCCAGCGTAGTGCCGCCGTGTCGGCGACTCGGCGGCATCCGGCGGGGCCGGTTAGCTTCTTTATTCGAGACTCGATGAGCATTTACTTGCCCACCGGACGCACGAATTCGTCTTTTTATGCTATTGTGGAGCCACGAAGCGCACGTGCCCAAGAGCGCTGATCGGCAGAATTTGATGCGGAGATCCGATGGGGCACGCGGTCGGCAGCGACGGACCCGGGGTATGGAAAGATCTCGATGACCTCGTAACCAGAGTCGTGGAGAATCGTGCAGCCATCGCAGCGCTGCAGGCCGACGAAGCGTCACTCCTGGCGGATGCCGTCGACCTCATGATCGCCCGCACCGAAGAGCGCCGCGTCGAGGGCCGCCTGCGGACCGACAACGACCTGCCGCTTCGCGAGATCTGCGCGGAACTCGGTTCCGCCATGCGGATGAGCGATCGAACCGTTCAGGCTCGGATCGGGGACGCGAGCACACTCCTGACCTCCTTCCGAGCGACACACGACGCATGGAGGGCGGGCCTGATCGACGCGGGACACGTGGCGGCGATTCGCGACGCGGGGGCAGGGATCGGCGATGCGGCGGAACGCGTCCGTTACGAACGTCAGCTGCTGGACGCGGCAGCACACGAAAGCCCTGCGCGGCTGCGTGCTCTCGCACGAGTGGTTGCGGCGCGCATCGACCCGACCTCCATCGATGAACGTCACCGCGTGGCGCGGGCGAATCGCGACGTGCGCGTGATCGGTCTCGAGGACGGCATGGCGCGCCTTCTCGCGGACGTCCCGTCGACGCTCGCGTACGCGATCTGCGACCGGCTCACCCAGATGGCGCACACCGTGCGCGACGCGGGCCTCCCCACGCCGGATATCTCCGCGGACGACGTGTGCACCGCGAACGCTCCGGCGAGTCCGCACCCGCCCGACTCCCGCTCGATAGGCGAGCTGCGGGCCGACATCCTCGCCGATATCCTCCTCACCGCGACGCCGACCGCTCACGGCGACCGGGATGCGCTCGGTGCGATCGGGGGCCGGGTTCAGGTGACCGTCCCCGTTCTGACGGCGGCCGGTCTCAGCGACGAGCCCGCACTCCTCGCCGGTCAGGGACCCATCGACTCCGCCACGGCACGACGTCTCGCCGCAGATGCTCCCGGCTGGGACCGCGTGATGATCCACCCGCACACCGGCGTGCCGCTCGCCGTCGACCGCTACCGTCCGAGCGCCGAACTCCGCCGGTTCCTCGCCGTGCGCGACGAGCACTGCCGGTTCCCCGGATGCCGGATGCCGGTGTGGCGCTGTGACGTGGACCACACGACCGACGCCGCACGCGGCGGAGTGACCGGGCATCAGAACTTGGCGAACCTGTGCCGTCGGCACCACACTCTCAAGCACGCCTCGGAGTGGAAGGTCACCCAGATCGGTGGCGGCGTACTGGAGTGGACGAGTCCGACGCGGCGTCGCTACACCGACCGGCCGCCGAGCAGCGTGAGCTTCGTACCGGAATCCGCTTTCGCGCCACCCGACGGCGTTCCCCCGCCCTTCTGAGCCGATGGGCCATGGGCGCGCCTCGGCACGCCCGAATCCCGCTCACTCTCCGCTTGCGATCAGCGCACTCTGCGCGGCTGCTTCAGTCCGAGCATGTAGGGCATCCCCTGGCCGACCGCCGCGAACGTGCTCCCCAGCCGGGCGCGCCAGGATGCCGCGCGCGGCGGCGGCAGGGTTCCGCCCAGGTCCGCGACGTCGACGAAGTACGCACGGACCGTTCCGATGCCTTCGAGATCGGGTGAGATCTCGCGCACGGGCCCCGGGAGCGATGCTTCATCCGTGCTTTAGAGCTCCTCGGAGATCAGCACGTACTCCGGAATCTCCACCGAGTTCTTCAGCAGGCGATGCACGAGGATCACGTCGATGCCGACGAGTTTGATCCGCCCCCCGGATGGTCTGGGTGGCCACTTCGCCCACGTGCGCCACGACCTTGAGCGTCAAATTGCCCGCCTCCCGGCAGCCCCCGCAGGGGCAGAGGTTGGTCGCGACGTACTGGCGCTCGATGTGGAAGGCACGATGCATGGCCACGGCGACCTGGAGGATGTCGGTGATCGTCGTGTCAGGATCGCGCGCGCCGGCCGGACGCGAGAGGAAAGCGGCGTCGCCCTCGATCTCGACGAGATCGAAGCCGCGCGCCGCCCGGATCATCCGATCCAGCATCCGGGCCGTATTGACCTCGGCGTGTGCGAGCGTCATCCGATGCGAGCCCATGTACTCGGTGTACCCGCCGATGTCAGCGATCAGCAGAGCCGCACGCTCGGATGTCATGCCTCACAATCCCATCAACGCCGTCGTATCTCAACAGCAGGATTCACGACGTGGTCGGGGGTTCATCGAAGGACTCCCGCGGCGCGAAACGGTCCAGCCGGTCCTGGACTCCCGCCTCTGCCGCCCGGGCGCTCGGGCTGTAGCCCAGCACGACCGAGATGAACCGGTCGGAGCCGAGTGCGTGGAGCGCGAGTGCGGTTCTGGCCACCACGCTCGCCGTACGACGCGTGCGCCGCAGCAGCGCGATCTCGCCGAAACCGTCCCCCTGGCCCAGCGTGGCCACGACCCGCCCGTCGCCGACCACGTCCGCCTCACCCGACTCGATCACGAAATAACGGTCGCCGACCTCTCCCTGCGTGACCACCGCCTGGCCGGCGGGCACCGTGACGGTCTCGAGCCCGCGCGCCAGCTGCTCGATCGCGGGGAGCGGCAACGGCGCCAGCATCGGAACCTGCTGCAGCAGCCCGATGTCCACATCCAGGGTGTCGACGGACCGGTCCAGGCGTCGCAGACGCCACCAGGAAGCCACGGCGAGAACGGGGCAGATCAGGCCGATCCCGATCAACGCGGCTTCGACCCCGAGCCACGCGATCACGGCCGATGCCAGGATGGCGCCGAGCCCGATGGACACGGCGACGAGGCTCTCCAGCACGCCGAACACGCGGGCCAGCACCGCATCGGGTGCGAGCCTTGCGATCAGGGTGAATCCGGCGACATCGATCAGGGCATTGCCGACCCCGACGAAGGCCAGCAGACCCAGTGCGGCGATCTCCTGGGGAAAGACGCCCACGAGCGCGATGGGCAGACCCCAGAGTCCGACCCCGACCGCGAACCAGGCACCGAGCCGGCCGGTGCCGACGAGCAGAGAGGCCCCGAGCGACCCGAGCACGGCTCCCACTCCGACCGCGGCCATGAGGGCGCCCACGCCCGGATCTCCGGTGTCGAGCAGCTCGATCGCGACGATGACGGAGAACACGGTCAGCGCGCCCCGCGTGAGGGACTGCGCCGCCGCCAGACCGAGGATGAGGACCAGATCGCGGTTCTGCGCGACCGCGCGAATGCCCTCGAGCGCCTCGCCACCCAGATCCGGGCGCCGCGGCGCCGCCGTGCGCGGCGGCGCGTCGTAGCGGACCCGCAGCAGCAGCAGAGCTGCCCAGAACGAGGCGGCCGCGGCCACGGCGAACACGACGGACACGTCAGTGAACGCCAGCAGCACTGCGGCCAGCAGTGGTCCGACCAGCGTCGCGATCGAATCGAGCAGACCGCGAACCACATTCGCGCTGGCCAGCTCGTGCCCGGTCCGGCACAGGGTCGGCAGGAGCGCGGAGTGTGCGGGGCGGAAGAGCGTTGCCGCGATCGTCGAGAGCACCGCCAGCGCGTAGACCACAAGGATCGGACCCGCCAGGGCGACCGTCACTGCCGCGACGCCCGTCGCGACCCCACGCAACGTCGACACCACGACGAGCACCCGCTCCCTGCGTCCGCGATCGGCGAACGGGGACAGCAGCGGCGCGAGCAGTGCCGAAGGCAGCATGCGCAGCAGTCCCACCAGCCCGAGCGCGAGCGCACCCCCGTCGTTGTAGGCGACGATGCCGAGCGCGACGGTGAAGGCCCACTCCGCGGTCCATGCGCCGAGAAAGCTCAGCTGGGCGCGACGCAGGTTGTGGTTGCGCCAGTTGCTCGTGAAGGCGGAGGCGGCCTCGCGGAGCCGACGGCGGCTCCCACCGAGGCCCATGGGCAGACTCTAGGGCCTGCCCGACGGTGACGGCCAGCGCACGCGCGACGCGGGCAGCCGAGGGCGCTCCGACGAGACCCGGCCTTCGAACCGCGCGCGTCTCAGGCGTCCGCCGGAGCGCCCGCGGCCGCGGCCGCGGCCGCGCCAGGGATCGTCGCGGCGGGCGCCTCGGGCGCCGGCAACGGGAAGAGCTGGTCGAGCAGCTGACGCACCCAGGCGACGAGATCGGCATCCGAGACCCGCTCGCCACCCACCCGCGGCATCGGGATGACGAGAGCCTCGCCGCCGGCGAGAACCTTGGAGCTGGGATACAGCCGCTGCAGGCGCACCAGCATCGAATCGGGAAGGTTCGCCGGCGCGACGCGCAGGTTGGGACCCATCGCGACGATGTCGGTCAGTCCGGTCTGAGCCGCGCGTCGTCGCAGTCGGGCCACCGCGAGCAGGCCTTCGGTCTCGGCCGGGAGTTCGCCGTACCGATCCCGCAGCTCATCCACGACCTCGTCGATCGCGTCGTGCTTGGCGGCGGCGGATGCCGCTGCCGACAGCTTCTGGTACGCCTCGAGCCGCAGTCGCTCACTGTCGATGTACGACTCCGGGATGCGGGCCTGCACCGGCAGTTCCAGTCGCAGCTCGGTCGGGCCCTCGGTGTCCTCGCCGCGGAAGGTCGCCACGGCCTCGCCGATCATGCGCAGGTAGAGGTCGAAGCCGACGCCGGCGATGTGCCCGGCCTGCTCGGCGCCCAGCAGATTGCCCGCACCACGCAGCTCGAGATCCTTCAGGGCGACCTGCATGCCGCTGCCGAGGTCGTTGTTCACGGCGATGGTCTCGAGGCGGTCGGCCGCTGTCTCGGACAGCGGCTTGTTCTCGTCGTACAGGAAGTAGGCGTACGCGCGTTCGCGAGCACGACCCACCCGACCGCGCAGCTGGTGCAGCTGCGAGAGGCCGTACTTGTCGGCGCGGTCGATGATGATCGTGTTCGCGTTGGCGATGTCCAGACCGGTCTCGACGATCGTCGTCGACACCAGAACGTCGGCCCGTCTCTCCCAGAAGTCGTCCACGACCTGCTCGAGGGCGTGCTCCCCCATCTGACCGTGCGCCACGGCGATGCGCGCTTCGGGCACGAGCTCGGCGAGGTCCGCGGCCACGCGCTGGATCGACGAGACGCGGTTGTGAACGTAGAAGATCTGGCCCTCGCGAAGCAGCTCGCGGCGGATCGCGGCCGCGATCTGCTTGTCGTTGCGCGCCCCGACGTAGGTCAGGATCGGATGCCGGTCCTCCGGCGGAGTCTGCAGGGTCGACATCTCGCGGATGCCCGTCACCGCCATCTCGAGTGTGCGCGGGATGGGGGTCGCGCTCATCGCGAGGATGTCGACGTTCGTCTTCAGCTTCTTGAGCTTGTCCTTGTGCTCGACGCCGAAGCGCTGCTCCTCGTCGATGATGAGGAGACCGAGGTCTTTGAAGACGACGCCCTCGGTGAGGATCCGGTGCGTTCCGATCACCATGTCGACGGTGCCGTCCGTGATGCCGGCAAGCGTTTCGCGGGCTTGCTTGTCGGTCTGGAACCGCGACAGTGCGCGCACCTGCACCGGGAACCCGGCGAAGCGCTCGGTGAAGGTCTCGATGTGCTGCTTGACCAGGAGCGTCGTCGGGACGAGCATCGCGACCTGCTTGCCGTCCTGAATCGCCTTGAACGAGGCCCGGACGGCCACCTCGGTCTTGCCGAAGCCGACGTCACCGGACAGGAGCCGATCCATCGGGATGGGCCTTTCCATGTCCGCCTTGATCTCGTCGATCGTCTGCAGCTGATCCGGCGTCTCGGCGAACGGGAAGGCCTCCTCGAGTTCGCGCTGCCACGGGGTGTCAGGACCGAAGGCATAGCCTTTCGCTGCCATCCGGGCGGAGTAGAGCTTCACCAGCTCGACGGCGATGTCACGGACGGCCCTGCGCGCCTTGCCTTTGGCCTGGGACCAGTCGCTGCCGCCCATCTTCGACAGCGTCGGCGCCTCGCCGCCCACATATTTCGAGAGCAGATCGAGCTGATCGGTCGGAACGAACAGCTTGTCACCGGGGTAGCCGCGCTTTGCCGGCGCGTACTCGAGCACGAGGTACTCGCGGACGCTCTTGACCGGGTTGCGCCCGCCGCTGGAGACCTCGCGCTGGGTGAGCTCGACGAACTTCCCGATGCCGTGGGTCACGTGCACGACGTAATCCCCGGTCTTCAGCTGCAGGGGATCGACCACGTTGCGACGCCGCGAGGCGAGCTTCTTGACCAGGCGCTGGTCGCCGCTGATCGTCCGCCCGTAGAACTCCGACTCGGTCAGCACCGCGAGCTTGGCATCGGCGGACTCGAACCCGCGCTCGAGCGTGGAGAGGACCACGTGGACCACGCCGGGCTCGGGCGGCTCGAGCACGTCGTCGACGCGTCGGGCGGCGATTCCGCGTTCGGCCAGGACGTCGCGCGCGCGTTCGACGAGGCCGGTGCCGGATGCCGTGACCACCACACGCCACCCATCGGCCACAAGCTCGCCCACGTGTGCGGTGGCGCCGTCGACGTTGCCTTGGAATGAGGGAACCGACGCTCCCCGCACCCGGATCTCGGCACCGGCGCCGACGCCGGAGGTCTCCAGGAGCCCCTCGGCGGACGCATCGGCGGCACCGGAGTCGAACGCGCTG
Coding sequences within:
- the nhaA gene encoding Na+/H+ antiporter NhaA; translated protein: MSLLRSARFPAIVLLVAAVAALLIANSPLGPGVVGLKDTYIGIPGVFEMSVGHWIQDGLLAVFFFMVAVELQFELTNGELNSARKALQPAIAAAGGVILPIAVFLFFAAGSDSARGWPIPTATDIAFALGVLAVFGKGLPSGIRIFLLALAILDDIVGIVFIAVLFTDGVNLAMLALAALAVIVFGVLSRQLDSRARIPVTIALVIVGIATWVLAYESGVHATIAGVALGLAMAQRPALRTRHALEPWVNGVVLPLFAFSAALVIIPAVSPSQLAPAFWGVLIALPVGKVIGITLFGWISLRIGNRGAAPHMSLADLLAAGALGGIGFTVSLLLSELAFAADPLLRDEATLGVLGGSLISLVVAGALVAQRARHYRRVARTDAGDAQPVAPSTPTGGQLA
- a CDS encoding phosphoenolpyruvate carboxylase, which translates into the protein MRELTQTEAIDLVGRFEAGQEIPERMRADVRMLGSLLGRVLRESGSAGLYEDVERLRVATIHAYTDDAPEAVARAAEIADSFTIERADEVARAFTCYFHLVNLVEEHQRVRILRERDGRPDREDAADSVAAAYERLAAEVGDETALERLQRLRFHPVFTAHPTEARRRAVSTSIRRLAALLDERDALRAPDAERERADQRRSERRMLEEIDTLWRTAPLRAEKPSPTDEVRAVMAVFDETLYTAIPHVYRRVDDALQGAAAGSRAPVVRPFVRVGSWVGGDRDGNPFVTASVTRKAAAIASEHVLLGLERTAHRIGRGLTLDAATTPPSAPLLNLWQRLRSPDEDAADEIAKRSPNEPHRRILLLIARKIAATRARNADLAYRDPEQLLVDLRIVQDSLVQAGAPRQAYGHLQQLLWQVETFGFHLTELEVRQHSAVHATVLAELESGTARTELAEEVLDVFRAVAFLQERYGPRAAGRYIVSFTRSAEDLANVHRLARYAVGPGAVTPVLDVIPLFETFDDLRAAPRILAEIIRHPEFAARLETTGRRLEVMLGYSDSSKDVGPVAANLALYEAQAAIAGWARENRIELTLFHGRGGALGRGGGPANSAILAQPPHSVDGRFKLTEQGEVIFARYGDPAIAMRHIDQVAAAVLMASAPSIENRNSDAAARYADVAATMDAASRERFFELVKAPGFAPWFARVTPMEEVGLLALGSRPARRGLSVESLEDLRAIPWVFAWTQARINLAGWFGFGTALDAVGDEDVLRRAYQEWPLFHTMVDNVAMSLAKADPRIARRYLDLGDREDLAELVLEEMELTRLWVLRVTDGSDVLDNKPVLQRAVKMRSPYVDALSLLQLRALRALRADAASGAPADPEQQRLLLLSVSGVAAGLQNTG
- a CDS encoding gamma carbonic anhydrase family protein; its protein translation is MQFEHLGAKPRIHPDAVIAPTAVISGDVQIGADCQVLHGAVITAEGGPITLGVNVIVMENALIRASATNAVHIGGHTLVGPMASISGATIGDEVFLATGTRVFNGARIGERSEVRINAVVHLRSVLPPQSVVPIGWVAVGDPALILPPERHEEIWAAQKELDFPGYVFGIDRDTPDLMIQLTERYGRSLARHDRDVRLD
- a CDS encoding HNH endonuclease signature motif containing protein yields the protein MENRAAIAALQADEASLLADAVDLMIARTEERRVEGRLRTDNDLPLREICAELGSAMRMSDRTVQARIGDASTLLTSFRATHDAWRAGLIDAGHVAAIRDAGAGIGDAAERVRYERQLLDAAAHESPARLRALARVVAARIDPTSIDERHRVARANRDVRVIGLEDGMARLLADVPSTLAYAICDRLTQMAHTVRDAGLPTPDISADDVCTANAPASPHPPDSRSIGELRADILADILLTATPTAHGDRDALGAIGGRVQVTVPVLTAAGLSDEPALLAGQGPIDSATARRLAADAPGWDRVMIHPHTGVPLAVDRYRPSAELRRFLAVRDEHCRFPGCRMPVWRCDVDHTTDAARGGVTGHQNLANLCRRHHTLKHASEWKVTQIGGGVLEWTSPTRRRYTDRPPSSVSFVPESAFAPPDGVPPPF
- a CDS encoding DUF2652 domain-containing protein is translated as MTLAHAEVNTARMLDRMIRAARGFDLVEIEGDAAFLSRPAGARDPDTTITDILQVAVAMHRAFHIERQYVATNLCPCGGCREAGNLTLKVVAHVGEVATQTIRGADQTRRHRRDPRASPAEELGGDSGVRADLRGALKHG
- a CDS encoding MazG family protein — its product is MTSGEDEKESGSDALRAAAETMHQVRDRCVWTQRVDHRALVPYLVEESAELIDAVETGSRAELREELGDLLWQVLFHAEIASRDPDDPFDIDDVARSLTDKMVHRHPHVFAGEVAETPEQVLMLWNAAKAAEKHERTSVLDGVSERMPSLALAQKLIGKASAVGVDAGRTAADAVAAAPRSEAELGEALLALVAVARANGWDAERALRERLRTLQSAVRDAEADLGQ